In Deinococcus psychrotolerans, a genomic segment contains:
- a CDS encoding S41 family peptidase → MRGDVLKTIDGQPYTFAGLKAAKEAGKPTTLNLERLGQPVTVTLTSRESSSRDLPRLSYLPAPEGQSGQIALLRIPTFLSGGNVAQTVHDEVRAAQAKKAAGIIVDLRGNTGGDLSECDGSVSAFVPTFTRLAKLAQGSSRTVVRGGARLDDGRIRSSVQSPALWTGPLTVMVDSGSASCSEFFAYEMQYAKRATIIGEATAGVGNTATRVFPLGSGAGLQLTILNYTKPDGTPYPVRVKPDVSGSTDLTALSRGSDTLLSAAAQTIKTAPVLVAGNDTDTTTSN, encoded by the coding sequence ATGCGCGGCGACGTGCTCAAGACCATCGACGGTCAGCCGTACACCTTCGCGGGCCTGAAAGCCGCCAAGGAAGCGGGCAAGCCGACCACCCTGAACCTGGAGCGGCTGGGCCAGCCGGTGACCGTTACGCTGACCTCGCGTGAAAGCAGCTCACGCGATTTGCCGCGCCTGAGCTACCTGCCCGCTCCAGAAGGCCAAAGCGGCCAGATCGCCCTGCTGAGAATTCCCACCTTTTTGTCGGGCGGCAACGTGGCCCAGACCGTTCACGACGAGGTGCGGGCGGCGCAGGCCAAAAAAGCAGCCGGAATCATCGTGGATTTGCGCGGCAACACTGGAGGCGACCTCAGTGAGTGCGACGGCTCGGTGAGCGCCTTCGTCCCGACCTTTACCCGCCTCGCCAAGCTGGCGCAGGGTTCGAGCCGCACGGTGGTGCGCGGCGGAGCACGCCTAGACGACGGCCGCATCCGCAGCAGCGTGCAGAGTCCGGCGCTGTGGACTGGCCCGCTGACCGTGATGGTCGACAGCGGCAGCGCGTCGTGCAGCGAATTTTTTGCTTACGAGATGCAGTACGCCAAGCGGGCCACCATCATCGGTGAAGCGACGGCGGGCGTGGGCAACACCGCCACCCGCGTTTTTCCTTTGGGCAGCGGCGCGGGCCTGCAACTGACCATCCTCAACTACACCAAGCCCGACGGCACGCCGTATCCAGTGCGGGTCAAGCCTGATGTGAGCGGCAGCACTGATCTCACGGCGCTGAGTAGAGGCAGCGATACCTTGCTTAGTGCCGCCGCCCAGACCATCAAAACCGCCCCGGTGCTGGTTGCGGGCAATGATACCGACACCACTACCAGCAACTGA
- a CDS encoding ABC transporter permease — MTTIPAPKPAATPGRLKSFFTSRPVVKLRRNKLAVVGLIMTFIFLMVALFAPFIAAPSQAAGGNCLRDLGISQTKQIYNPAGGAFWKILFAAPDSCYHTERESFSPIPTPPSKEAYFGTSQGYDIFYGMIWGTRVMMKMGLVIVAITLITGIIVGSISGYYGGWIDNVVQRFIDVMLSLPSLVLTIVLITVLGASISSIILAFCLTGWTQYARIVRGDILRTRNLEFVDAARSLGARDFRLIFKHVLPNSLASVLTIAILDLGTIPLSIAALSFLGIGLPIGYTDWGQFMSFARAWMDNQYWYVTVLPAVFIILFSLGWNLFGDAVRDAFDPRTR; from the coding sequence ATGACAACCATCCCCGCGCCCAAACCCGCAGCCACGCCGGGCCGCCTCAAGTCGTTTTTTACTTCACGCCCAGTCGTCAAGCTCCGGCGCAACAAGCTGGCCGTCGTCGGCTTGATCATGACTTTTATTTTTCTGATGGTGGCCTTGTTTGCGCCGTTTATCGCTGCGCCCAGCCAAGCGGCGGGCGGCAACTGTCTAAGAGACTTGGGCATCTCACAGACCAAGCAAATCTACAATCCGGCGGGCGGGGCTTTCTGGAAGATCTTGTTCGCCGCGCCGGACAGCTGCTACCACACCGAGCGCGAGAGCTTTTCGCCGATTCCCACGCCGCCGAGCAAGGAAGCCTACTTCGGCACTTCGCAGGGCTACGACATCTTTTACGGCATGATCTGGGGCACCCGCGTAATGATGAAGATGGGCCTGGTCATCGTGGCGATTACCCTGATCACCGGCATCATCGTGGGATCGATCAGCGGCTATTACGGCGGCTGGATCGACAACGTGGTGCAGCGCTTCATCGACGTGATGCTCTCGCTGCCGTCTTTGGTGCTCACCATCGTGCTGATCACCGTACTGGGGGCCAGCATCAGCAGCATTATTCTGGCGTTTTGCCTCACCGGCTGGACCCAGTACGCCCGCATCGTGCGCGGCGACATTCTCAGAACGCGCAACCTCGAATTCGTAGACGCTGCCCGCAGCTTGGGCGCACGCGACTTCCGGCTGATCTTCAAACATGTGCTGCCCAACTCGCTGGCTTCGGTGCTCACCATTGCCATTTTGGACTTGGGCACCATTCCGCTCAGCATCGCTGCGCTGTCCTTTCTGGGCATCGGGCTACCGATCGGCTACACCGACTGGGGCCAGTTCATGAGCTTTGCCCGGGCGTGGATGGACAACCAATACTGGTACGTGACCGTGCTGCCCGCCGTGTTCATCATTTTGTTCAGCCTCGGCTGGAACCTCTTCGGTGACGCGGTGCGCGACGCTTTTGACCCGCGCACCCGCTGA
- the rny gene encoding ribonuclease Y codes for MTLMYVILGVLVGLFGGYVIGFPRGRQQRQALDNSAVQEAKVEAERVRSATLAETGRLRQDAEAEAARSRQDAERQRSDASKDASKLVQDASDRAAQMVAQATTQRDQLIQDAARERESLKVERADTRREREDLGREIERLNRRAEQLDARGDKLDQHEERLEHHQQRLDADEAALQDKIRHAELKLYEVAGLSEEQAREQILTHLDAELEEEKAIRVKAMTERASLDAKRTARHVIAQAIQRSASETSAAMSVSVVPIPSDAMKGRIIGREGRNIRAFESLTGVDLIIDDTPEAVILSSFNPVRREVAKHVLEGLVQDGRIHPTRIEEMVHKAQDEMKAFIHTQGEEAAIEAGVVGLKPGIMQLLGRMYFRTSYGQNVLKHSVQVAHLTGIMAAELGLDAALARRAGLMHDVGKSIDREIEGTHVEIGVNLGRRFSEPLEVIDAIAHHHDPENGETLYSVLVAAADAISAARPGARREELESYIKRLEALEQIAVSFPGVNSAYAIQAGREVRVIVEPDRVSDAQAVLLAREIAGRVEQDMEYPGQVQVTVVRELRATEYAK; via the coding sequence ATGACCTTGATGTATGTCATTCTCGGTGTCTTGGTGGGTTTGTTTGGCGGCTACGTGATTGGATTTCCGCGTGGTCGGCAGCAGCGTCAGGCGCTTGATAACAGCGCCGTGCAAGAAGCCAAGGTAGAGGCCGAGCGCGTTCGCAGCGCGACACTGGCCGAAACCGGACGCCTGCGCCAAGACGCCGAGGCCGAGGCCGCCCGCAGCCGACAAGACGCCGAGCGCCAGCGCAGCGACGCCAGCAAAGACGCCAGCAAACTCGTTCAAGACGCCTCTGACCGCGCCGCGCAGATGGTGGCTCAGGCCACGACCCAGCGCGATCAACTCATTCAGGACGCCGCCCGCGAGCGTGAAAGCCTCAAAGTCGAGCGGGCCGACACCCGCCGCGAGCGCGAGGACTTGGGCCGCGAAATCGAGCGGCTCAACCGCCGCGCCGAGCAACTCGACGCACGCGGCGACAAACTCGATCAGCACGAAGAGCGGCTCGAACACCACCAGCAGCGCCTCGACGCCGACGAAGCGGCCCTCCAAGACAAAATCAGGCACGCCGAGCTCAAGCTCTACGAGGTCGCGGGTCTCAGCGAGGAGCAGGCCAGAGAGCAAATTCTCACGCACCTCGACGCAGAGTTGGAAGAAGAAAAAGCCATCCGGGTCAAGGCCATGACCGAGCGGGCCAGCTTGGACGCCAAGCGCACCGCCCGCCACGTCATCGCGCAGGCCATTCAGCGCAGCGCCTCCGAGACTTCGGCGGCCATGAGCGTCAGTGTGGTGCCGATTCCGTCAGACGCCATGAAGGGCCGCATCATCGGGCGCGAAGGACGCAATATTCGCGCCTTTGAAAGTCTGACCGGCGTAGACCTGATCATTGACGACACCCCCGAAGCGGTGATTCTCAGTTCGTTCAACCCGGTGCGCCGCGAAGTCGCCAAGCACGTCCTCGAAGGCTTGGTGCAAGACGGGCGGATTCACCCGACCCGTATTGAAGAGATGGTGCATAAAGCTCAAGATGAAATGAAAGCCTTTATTCACACCCAAGGCGAAGAAGCGGCCATCGAAGCGGGTGTGGTCGGCCTCAAGCCCGGCATCATGCAGCTGCTCGGGCGGATGTATTTCCGCACCAGTTATGGCCAGAATGTGCTGAAGCACTCGGTGCAGGTGGCGCACCTGACCGGCATCATGGCTGCCGAGCTGGGCTTAGACGCGGCCCTGGCCCGCCGCGCCGGACTGATGCACGATGTGGGCAAAAGCATCGACCGCGAGATCGAGGGCACCCACGTCGAGATCGGCGTCAACTTGGGTCGCCGATTCTCGGAGCCTTTGGAAGTCATCGACGCGATTGCCCACCACCACGACCCGGAAAACGGCGAGACGCTTTATTCGGTGCTCGTCGCCGCCGCCGACGCCATCAGCGCGGCCCGGCCCGGTGCGAGGCGCGAGGAGTTGGAGAGCTACATCAAGCGGCTTGAAGCCTTGGAGCAGATCGCCGTGTCGTTTCCCGGAGTCAATTCCGCCTACGCCATTCAAGCTGGGCGTGAGGTGCGCGTGATCGTCGAACCAGACCGCGTGTCGGATGCCCAAGCCGTCTTGCTGGCCCGCGAGATTGCCGGGCGGGTCGAGCAGGATATGGAATATCCAGGTCAAGTTCAGGTGACGGTGGTCAGAGAATTGCGGGCCACTGAGTACGCCAAATAA